Proteins co-encoded in one Brassica oleracea var. oleracea cultivar TO1000 chromosome C4, BOL, whole genome shotgun sequence genomic window:
- the LOC106336689 gene encoding chaperone protein dnaJ 72 isoform X1 has protein sequence MVDHYQVLGVTRNATKQEVKEAFRRLAVKYHPDKHAQSSDHVRLNATVRFKLVSEAYEVLNDDRKRASYNAVSDSDSFRRTGGSYSNPYGNRGYGYGYGSRNRGQGSSFCSAFESTFRYLTTRAFLLNLALAGGMCFAFTAIDTSGETLWKMRNSGKSFEEAMDSLEKTKVHKDEG, from the exons ATGGTGGATCATTACCAAGTCCTCGGCGTTACCAGAAACGCGACGAAGCAAGAGGTCAAAGAAGCGTTCCGGAGATTAGCGGTGAAGTACCACCCCGACAAGCACGCGCAGTCTTCCGACCACGTTCGTCTAAACGCAACCGTGAGGTTTAAGCTCGTGTCGGAAGCGTACGAGGTGTTGAACGACGATCGCAAACGCGCGTCTTATAACGCTGTGAGCGATTCCGATTCCTTTCGCCGTACCGGCGGTTCGTATAGCAATCCGTACGGAAACCGCGGTTACGGTTACGGTTACGGTTCGAGGAACCGTGGTCAAGGGTCGAGTTTCTGCAGCGCGTTTGAGTCGACGTTTCGGTACTTGACTACACGCGCGTTTCTTCTTAACCTCGCGTTGGCTGG TGGTATGTGCTTTGCCTTTACCGCGATTGATACAAGCGGGGAAACATTATGGAAAATGCGCAACTCCGGG AAATCATTCGAAGAAGCGATGGATTCACTTGAGAAAACAAAGGTACATAAGGATGAAGGGTGA
- the LOC106336689 gene encoding chaperone protein dnaJ 72 isoform X2: MVDHYQVLGVTRNATKQEVKEAFRRLAVKYHPDKHAQSSDHVRLNATVRFKLVSEAYEVLNDDRKRASYNAVSDSDSFRRTGGSYSNPYGNRGYGYGYGSRNRGQGSSFCSAFESTFRYLTTRAFLLNLALAGNHSKKRWIHLRKQRYIRMKGERKDPEVLPRLIHLYIFLICVN; encoded by the exons ATGGTGGATCATTACCAAGTCCTCGGCGTTACCAGAAACGCGACGAAGCAAGAGGTCAAAGAAGCGTTCCGGAGATTAGCGGTGAAGTACCACCCCGACAAGCACGCGCAGTCTTCCGACCACGTTCGTCTAAACGCAACCGTGAGGTTTAAGCTCGTGTCGGAAGCGTACGAGGTGTTGAACGACGATCGCAAACGCGCGTCTTATAACGCTGTGAGCGATTCCGATTCCTTTCGCCGTACCGGCGGTTCGTATAGCAATCCGTACGGAAACCGCGGTTACGGTTACGGTTACGGTTCGAGGAACCGTGGTCAAGGGTCGAGTTTCTGCAGCGCGTTTGAGTCGACGTTTCGGTACTTGACTACACGCGCGTTTCTTCTTAACCTCGCGTTGGCTGG AAATCATTCGAAGAAGCGATGGATTCACTTGAGAAAACAAAGGTACATAAGGATGAAGGGTGAAAGAAAGGATCCAGAGGTACTACCAAGACTTATACATTTATATATTTTTTTAATTTGTGTAAATTAA
- the LOC106336688 gene encoding calmodulin-binding protein 25, which translates to MVTSEGVASVEPWLYRQGFNVDSWLLPDTFSHDNDLLAKALHNTVSAPPPPPHTLPPSLFFDSYNPSSNVSGGSSQEVVAGGAKRKHNCILAEGKATKRRRSRPSKKPQTTFITADPSNFRQMVQQVTGAKCINNDASSSVLFTPIVKPEPHRLVNILSGAVPTLDTSAFLTNHHQESLVVGNIFSGSENTVGLPSVKANATVNESGSAAEFDPYPTFPTLESWKVM; encoded by the coding sequence ATGGTGACTTCGGAGGGGGTAGCAAGCGTCGAACCTTGGTTGTATCGACAAGGTTTCAACGTGGATTCATGGTTGCTTCCTGATACCTTCTCTCACGACAACGATTTGCTCGCCAAAGCTCTCCATAACACCGTCTCAGCACCACCACCACCACCACATACTCTCCCTCCCTCCCTTTTCTTCGATTCCTATAACCCTTCCTCTAATGTCTCTGGTGGATCCAGTCAAGAAGTCGTCGCCGGAGGAGCTAAAAGGAAGCATAACTGCATCCTCGCCGAAGGTAAAGCCACGAAGCGCCGCCGCTCTCGCCCTTCCAAGAAACCTCAGACCACGTTCATAACCGCGGATCCGTCCAACTTCCGCCAGATGGTTCAGCAAGTGACCGGCGCCAAGTGCATCAACAACGATGCTTCTTCCTCGGTGCTTTTCACTCCCATCGTCAAGCCGGAGCCGCATAGGCTCGTTAACATACTTTCTGGTGCGGTTCCAACGCTAGACACATCAGCATTTCTAACTAACCATCACCAGGAGAGTCTCGTTGTAGGAAATATCTTTTCCGGTAGCGAAAACACCGTGGGATTACCCTCGGTGAAAGCCAATGCAACGGTGAACGAGAGTGGTTCAGCCGCGGAGTTTGATCCTTACCCAACGTTTCCGACGCTTGAGTCGTGGAAAGTTATGTGA